One part of the Nyctibius grandis isolate bNycGra1 chromosome 33, bNycGra1.pri, whole genome shotgun sequence genome encodes these proteins:
- the GKN2 gene encoding gastrokine-2: MNGFAAVLVLLGVFWTQTSALETYTLGQPGANYVTGTMTIDNENNIAEVHVRSGVYSSDSIFDFSRGYVATRLFSRNACYIMKINKGTIPELREIGRVAFERQTMNKVYSPYNVWVQFQSGRSLLGRIRDWFVYGRAIERLCSGLPLYELAETKPLMNPQNCANAGIPGIVNLNICENPN; encoded by the exons atgaacgGATTT GCTGCAGTTCTCGTTTTGCTGGGAGTCTTTTGGACTCAGACTTCTGCATTGGAG aCCTATACCCTGGGACAACCTGGCGCTAACTATGTCACTGGAACTATGACTATCGACAATGAGAACAACATTGCTGAAGTCCATGTCCGTTCTGGCGTGTACTCCTCTGACAGCATTTTTGACTTCTCACGT ggCTATGTTGCAACAAGGCTGTTTTCACGCAATGCCTGCTatatcatgaaaataaataagggAACTATTCCGGAGCTGAGAGAAATTGGACGCGTGGCTTTTGAAAGACAG actATGAACAAAGTATACTCTCCATATAATGTGTGGGTACAGTTTCAATCTGGCCGTTCCCTGCTTGGGCGTATCAGAGACTGGTTTGTCTATGGTAGAGCCATTGAACGACTCTGCTCGGGTCTGCCTCTCTACGAGCTTGCGGAGACTAAGC cATTGATGAATCCTCAGAACTGTGCCAATGCAGGAATTCCAGGCATTGTGAACTTAAATATCTGTGAAAACCCCAATTAG
- the LOC137675297 gene encoding gastrokine-1-like — protein sequence MVRIVHSTCTSTSSAVKMKVAIVATVLLGLLLAPTLAIEFQNKEVIPQFVNNQIIRRQFTINGGYQVLILNPQWRVATIEEVSPRGSWKTVWNYARGYIASKVLPEGVCFISVMNRAVMPTFDGLPRLAEEVRVLGGQGQPARAITFDVRRPVQDLQAYGPEIATMCRGFTTYLTYEVYGPQFTFNPGSCLRLDILQLLNLKYCRSNGGFNNINIISKI from the exons ATGGTTCGCATCGTTCATTCTACCTGCACTAGCACCAGCTCTGCAGTCAAGATGAAAGTCGCT attgtGGCTACCGTCCTTCTTGGACTCTTGCTGGCTCCCACCCTTGCTATTGAA ttTCAGAATAAGGAAGTAATCCCGCAATTCGTAAACAACCAAATCATAAGGCGGCAATTCACCATTAATGGAGGCTACCAAGTTCTGATCCTCAACCCGCAATGGCGCGTGGCAACCATCGAGGAAGTGAGCCCCCGTGGGTCATGGAAAACCGTCTGGAACTACGCTCGG GGCTATATTGCAAGCAAAGTGCTGCCAGAGGGAGTTTGCTTCATTTCCGTAATGAACAGAGCGGTGATGCCTACCTTTGATGGACTTCCCAGACTGGCTGAAGAGGTCAGG GTCCTGGGTGGTCAAGGACAACCTGCAAGAGCGATCACATTTGACGTCAGGAGACCCGTCCAAGACCTTCAGGCTTACGGACCCGAAATCGCCACCATGTGCAGGGGATTCACCACCTACCTGACTTACGAAGTTTACG gacCCCAATTCACATTCAACCCAGGATCATGCCTTAGACTTGATATCCTGCAACTTCTGAACCTTAAATACTGTCGTAGTAACGGTGGCTTTAATAATATCAATATCATCAGCAAGATCTGA